Part of the Polaribacter sp. Hel1_33_78 genome is shown below.
AATTTCTTCAGGCATTTCTACACCATCTCGGTACAATTTATTTTGTAAAATAGAAATTCTTGTTTCGTAATCTGGTGCTTGTAATTCCGCAGATAATCCCCACTTAAAACGAGATAATAAACGTTGTTCAATATCTTGCATGTCTACAGGTGCTTTATCGGAAGTTAAAATTACCTGTTTTCCATTTTGATGTAAATGATTAAAGATATGAAAGAATACATCTTGTGTACCTACTTTACCAGATAAAAACTGAACATCATCAATTAGTAAAACATCAATCATTTGATAGAAATGAATAAAATCATTTCTTGTATTCGATTTTACAGAATCTATGAATTGTTGTGTAAATTTCTCTGAAGAGATATATAGCACTGTTTTATCTGGATATTTATCTTTTATATCCACACCAATGGCATGTGCTAAATGTGTTTTTCCTAAACCTACTCCACCATAAATTAATAATGGATTAAAAGATGTCCCTCCAGGTTTATTCGCAACCGCCATTCCAGCTGAACGAGCTAATCTATTAGAATCTCCTTCAACAAAATTTGCAAAACTATAATTAGCATTTAATTGAGATTCAATTTTCACTTTCTGTAAACCAGGAATTATAAAAGGATTTCTTAATTCTCTTTTACTCGACTCCAATGGTACAGTAACTCTTTGAGGTTTTAATGGATCTCTATTTGAGCTTGGTATTTTTACAATCTGTGGCCTATTACTGCTATAATTATTTTCCATCTTTACATCATAAATCAATTTGGCGTCATTACCTAATTGTCTTACTAATGCAACACGTAATAATTTAATGTAGTGCTCTTCTAACCATTCATAAAAAAATTTACTTGGTACTTGAATAGTTAATGCTTCTCCAGAGAGTTTTACGGGCTTTATTGGCTCAAACCATGTTTTATAGGCTTGAGGTTTAATATTATCCTTGATAAAAGATAGACAGTCCGTCCAAACGGATTCCGCAGTATAATTCATTTATTAACTTGGTAAAATTCGAGATTCTTATTTTAATAAAAACTTTATCTTATCTTCTTCTAAGGCTACACAAAAGTGTGAATAAAATTCAGTATAAAAAAATCAATTTGCTATTGATTACTAACTATTTTTTACGTATAATCGTTAAAATTATAAACGTTTAAACCTATTGAAAAAATCATCAACAAAAACTAGGGTTCGATATTCTGAAACGGATCAAATGGGGGTAGTATATCATGGTAATTATGCACAATTTTTTGAATTAGGCAGAACTGAATGGTTACGGAATTTGGGGGTTACATACAAATATATGGAAATAAGCGGTATAATGCTTCCTGTAATTTCATTAAAATGTAATTTCATTAAATCTGCGCGCTATGACGACGTTTTAACCATCGAAACTTTTTTAAAGAAAAAACCAATGGTGAAGATTGAGTTTGATTATAAAATTACAAATCAAGATGATGAGTTAATTTGTACAGGAAATTCTGTTTTAGCTTTTATGAATATGAAAACGGAAAAACCAACAAGATGCCCTGATTATTTATTGGAAGGTTTAGGGTTTTAATTATTTATTTTATAATTATTTTTTTCACTACTTGTTGATCTCCTAAGATAATTTTAATAAAATATACTCCTGAGCTCAGATTCTTAATATTCAAATTTTCTTCAAAAGTGTTGTTTTTATATATCAACCTTGCAGTAGAGTTATAAATTTTTACGTTAGAAATTTTTGAAACATCTAAGTTTTTAGAAATATCAATTTTAAAATACTTTTCAGCTGGATTAGGATAAATTTTTATGGATGTTTCGTTAAATAAACTTTCCATATTTAAAGCATCTTCATTTACATATGGATCTGTACCATTTATAAGCTCCTCTAGGTTTGTAAAACTATCATTATCCGGATCATCATTTGCATCAAAAGCATATGAAAGCAACTCTTTAAGTTCCCATTCATCATCTAAACCATCTCCATCTACATCTGATCCAGAACCAGAAAAACTTGAATGAGTTGGATCTAATTTTGGCATTGAAGCATTTACTTCTTTTAAATAATCTCTTAACTTTATTGTTAAAGTTCTTGCTAATGTAGACTGAGAACCCGACAAATCTATATTTTCACCAATATCTGAAGATAAATCATGTAAAAGAATCTCCCCTGTTTCATATTCAACCATTAATTTATAATTTCCACTAACTAGCGCTGAACGTGGTTTCTTATTTGGGTTATTATCATAATGAGGTGAATGAAAATAGATTGGATTTGTTCTTGAAAAAGAACTTCCAGTTAGTAAAGGCACAATACTCTGCCCATCTAAATTTTCAGGTAATGCAGTTGTGCTTCCTGTTAGTTCTGCTATTGTTGGAAACAAATCATACCCAACAATTACTTCAGAATTACGACTATCTTGAATTATATTTGGACCTTTAACAATAAATGGAACCCTAATTCCGCCTTCTTTTATAAATGTTTTTCCAAATGACAAAGGTGAATTATCGGTGAAATTCATTTGACCCCCATTGTCAGAAACAAAGATCACATAAGTATTACTATCCAACCCCAAATTAGTTATTTCGTCTAATAACAATCCTAAGCCATCATCTGTATCTTCTGTCATTGCTGCATACTCCACATTGTCATGACGTGTTCCTATAGGTCTTTGTGCCTCATCATTATAAAGATCTATAGTTTCTTGTCTAGCCTCAATATCACTATGAACCGCATAATGAGAAAGTTGTAAAGCAAATGGAACTCCATCATTCACTGCATTTTGAATAAATTCAATAGATTTTGTTGTCAATTCAAATATTTTTTTAGGATCTGCTTGTACAGTTCCTCCTTGACTTCCATCTCCATTACTTGTACTACCATCTGTAAAATCAAACCCATTATTTGCTGGACTTGAGTCAGATGTATTTCCTTGATGCCATTTACCAAAATGTGCAGTTCTATAGTTCATTCCAATAGATTTTAACCATTCTGCATACGTAACTTCATTGCCATCTAATACAGTAATTATAGTTGGCTCAATTAAAATTTTACCTGTAGCAATTACATTATCTGTGTTTGTAAAATTAGTACGAGCTGGAGTTTTACCAATTAATATGCTATTTCTAGATGGAGAACATTTTGGAGCAGGTGCATATCCTCGAGAAAAAGTCATTCCTTTAGAAGCTAAAGATTCTAATTCTGAAGTTATATAATAATCACTTTTAGAGTCTAATAATGATGCATCCATTTGAACAGAAGTTCCTGTCCAACCTTGATCATCTAAAACTACGATTACAAAATTTGATTGAGCTGTTACATTGAACCCAAAAAAAGTAAAGCAACAGAGAATGAAAAAAAAATTAATGTAATTATTATTCAATTTTATGAGTTTTAAATTAAAAGACCGTAATCAAATTTTAACTTTGACCCTAATTATTTGAAATAGTTTAATCGTGTTTAACAATATCAACCTTATACAGGTTTTTAAAAATTTCAAAAATTGATTGTGCATCTTTTTTCCTGATGCAAATCACATATTCACAATCTAATTCTAATTTCTGGCTAACAATTGTTAAATTTTTCTCCTTCACAATTCTCATTACTTTATTCATCATATCGTATTGAAAATTCAATTGAAAGAAAATATCTATTGTTTTTTTAATAATTTCAGATGCTTGTAAAGTAATTTGTGCAGATGTTTTGTAAGCATTTATCAAACCACCAACCCCTAATTTTGTTCCTCCAAAATACCGAACAGAAACTATTAAAACATTGGTAACTTCAAAAGATTGAATTTGGCCATAAATTGGCATTCCTGCCGAATTATTGGGCTCACCATCATCATTGGCTCTATACTCGAGTTGCTCAATCCCTATTTGATATGCATAACAAAAATGACGCGCAGAATGGTGCTTTTTCTTTAAGAGATCTATAGCATCTTTAACGTCACCATCATTTAAGACAGGAAATGCATATCCAAAAAATTTACTATTCCTATCCTTAAAGAGTGTTTCTTCTGACGGTTTTTCTATAGTTTTGTATGCATCATTTTCCATTATGCCATGGCTACAATTACAATTCCAATAATTGCCAAAACAACTCCAATTTTATTTTTAACACTAAATTGTTCTTTAAATAATAAAATTCCCACCAAAGTAGAAACGATTACGATACCTACATTATTAATGGTAAACAATGTTGAACTTTCAAAACCTTTAGTTTGTAATGCTTTAATTAAAAACACAATTGAATAATAGTTTGGGACTCCTAAAACAATACCTGCAATAATATTTTTAACACCAAAAGAGGTTCTTTTTTTAATGGATTTTACCAGTAAAATAATTAAACCAAAAAAGGCCGCAATACCAAACAAACT
Proteins encoded:
- the dnaA gene encoding chromosomal replication initiator protein DnaA; amino-acid sequence: MNYTAESVWTDCLSFIKDNIKPQAYKTWFEPIKPVKLSGEALTIQVPSKFFYEWLEEHYIKLLRVALVRQLGNDAKLIYDVKMENNYSSNRPQIVKIPSSNRDPLKPQRVTVPLESSKRELRNPFIIPGLQKVKIESQLNANYSFANFVEGDSNRLARSAGMAVANKPGGTSFNPLLIYGGVGLGKTHLAHAIGVDIKDKYPDKTVLYISSEKFTQQFIDSVKSNTRNDFIHFYQMIDVLLIDDVQFLSGKVGTQDVFFHIFNHLHQNGKQVILTSDKAPVDMQDIEQRLLSRFKWGLSAELQAPDYETRISILQNKLYRDGVEMPEEIIEYIAKNIKSNVRELEGVIISMIAQASFNRREFSIELAKQIVDKFVKNTKKEVSIDYIQKEVSKYFDMDVATLQSKTRKRHIVQARQLAMYFAKRLTKTSLASIGNQIGQRDHATVLHACKTVDNLTETDKQFRKYVDDLTKKLTF
- a CDS encoding thioesterase family protein, with amino-acid sequence MKKSSTKTRVRYSETDQMGVVYHGNYAQFFELGRTEWLRNLGVTYKYMEISGIMLPVISLKCNFIKSARYDDVLTIETFLKKKPMVKIEFDYKITNQDDELICTGNSVLAFMNMKTEKPTRCPDYLLEGLGF
- a CDS encoding sulfatase-like hydrolase/transferase, whose amino-acid sequence is MNNNYINFFFILCCFTFFGFNVTAQSNFVIVVLDDQGWTGTSVQMDASLLDSKSDYYITSELESLASKGMTFSRGYAPAPKCSPSRNSILIGKTPARTNFTNTDNVIATGKILIEPTIITVLDGNEVTYAEWLKSIGMNYRTAHFGKWHQGNTSDSSPANNGFDFTDGSTSNGDGSQGGTVQADPKKIFELTTKSIEFIQNAVNDGVPFALQLSHYAVHSDIEARQETIDLYNDEAQRPIGTRHDNVEYAAMTEDTDDGLGLLLDEITNLGLDSNTYVIFVSDNGGQMNFTDNSPLSFGKTFIKEGGIRVPFIVKGPNIIQDSRNSEVIVGYDLFPTIAELTGSTTALPENLDGQSIVPLLTGSSFSRTNPIYFHSPHYDNNPNKKPRSALVSGNYKLMVEYETGEILLHDLSSDIGENIDLSGSQSTLARTLTIKLRDYLKEVNASMPKLDPTHSSFSGSGSDVDGDGLDDEWELKELLSYAFDANDDPDNDSFTNLEELINGTDPYVNEDALNMESLFNETSIKIYPNPAEKYFKIDISKNLDVSKISNVKIYNSTARLIYKNNTFEENLNIKNLSSGVYFIKIILGDQQVVKKIIIK
- a CDS encoding YigZ family protein translates to MENDAYKTIEKPSEETLFKDRNSKFFGYAFPVLNDGDVKDAIDLLKKKHHSARHFCYAYQIGIEQLEYRANDDGEPNNSAGMPIYGQIQSFEVTNVLIVSVRYFGGTKLGVGGLINAYKTSAQITLQASEIIKKTIDIFFQLNFQYDMMNKVMRIVKEKNLTIVSQKLELDCEYVICIRKKDAQSIFEIFKNLYKVDIVKHD